ACGAACGTGAACGGGCGGTGGATCACGTGCCAGTAGTGGAAGAGCTCCTCGGCCTGGCGCAGGAAGGCGTGACGCCGCTCGAGCGAGCGGCGATCGCGGACGAGCTTCCGGTAGCGGCGCCGCTCCGTGCCGCGGAGGCGCGCGCCGGGGATCTCGCGCGCGCCGATGCCGATGCGGTCCGCCAGGTCCCGCACGTCCTCCCGCACGAGGAAGACGAGGCTGCCGAGGACGCCGGCGCGGCCCGCGCGCTGCACGCCGGCCTCGACCCGGAGCCGCTCGATCTGATCCGGCGTGAGTCCGTAGCGTCCGGCGAGCTCACGGTCGAGCGCTTCGAGCGTCGACTCCCACCTGGTGACGCCGTGCTCGGTCTCCGCCATGGCGCCGCGCACCTGCCTCAGGAGGTAGTAGCCCGCGAACCCGCTCGCCATCACGCCGATCATCGCCCAGTACCCGATCGCGATCGCCCCGCCGAGCTTGAACGACGAGTGGAGCGTGATCATCGCCGGGCCCAGAATCCCGAGCGCGATGTGGGCCCCGAGCCAGACGCGGAGCGGACCGGCCTGGCGGAGCCATCCGGCGCGCTTCCGGACGAGATAGAGCAGGAGCAGGAGCAGGCAGGCCGTCCCGATGTAGGCGTAGAGGAGTCCCAGGCGCCCGTTCGGCCGCAGGTCCGCGTGGAGCGGCGAATGGATGCGATCGGCCAGGCCGAGCCGGTAGTACGGCAGCCCGTACACGAGGAGCTGGGCCCACACGGCGATCGTGCCGAGGATGAACCCCGCGCGGAGGACGCGCGCGACGGCGCTCATGCCGCCTTCCCCGCCGCGGGCGGCCGTGGTGGCTCCCCGAAGTAGGTCGTCGTCGCGACGCCGAGCCGTTCCAGGAACGCGGTCGGCAGCTCCCCGCCCGCGAAGATGAAGACGTCGTCGTTCTCGAGCCGGCACGTCCGGCCCTCGACGTCGAGCGTCACCTCCGCGGGCTCGATCCGCCGGATCTGGGTCTTCAGGTGAACCTCGAGCGTCCGGCTTTGAACCGCCCGGTCGAGTCGCCTCTGGTTGGCGTCCGCGAGGCGCGTGAAGGAGTCACCGCGATGCGCGAGACGCGTCCGGGCCCCCGCGTCCAGGAGCGCGAGCGCCGCCTCGATCGCGGAGTTTCCTCCGCCCACGACGAGCACGCGCCTTCCCGCGAAGGGCTCCGGCTCGAGCAGCCGGTACGCGACGTTGGCGCCGTCCTCGCCGGACACACCGAGCCGGCGCGGCGTTCCTCGGCGGCCGACCGCCAAGATGACCCCTCGCGCGTGGACATCGCCCTCCGGGGTACGGATCCGGAAGGCGCGGTCCTCACGATCGATCGCGACCACCCGCCTCGGCGCACGGATCTCGATCCGAGCGCGGCGCACGGCGTCCTGCCAGAACGCGAGCAGGGACTCCTTGTCCACCTCGCGGAAGTTCATCTCGCCGACCACGGGGAGGCGCACCGGTGCCGTGAGCACGAGCTTTCGCCGGGGGTAATGGAGGATGCTGCCGCCGAGACCCTCCTGGTCGAGGACCACGTGCGAGATGCCGCGCTCCCGGCAGGCCAGCGCGGCGGCGAGACCCGCGGGACCGGCGCCGATGATGGCGATGTCGGGACCGCCGTTCGTCCTGCCTGTCGAGCCCATGGACGAAGCGAGGCGCTCGGCGGCGCGTACTCCCTGGGATAC
This genomic stretch from Candidatus Eisenbacteria bacterium harbors:
- a CDS encoding NAD(P)-binding domain-containing protein, producing the protein MTDPSTLIAWITLALVAAVAFLLERRRHARARRLVAAVEESGRQEEAPSIHPRIDVAKCIGCGSCVEACPEGDALVVADGRARLIRPSHCVGHGRCEQVCPTGALTLVFGTAERGVTVPLLDENLQTSVPGIHAAGELSGFGLIRTAVSQGVRAAERLASSMGSTGRTNGGPDIAIIGAGPAGLAAALACRERGISHVVLDQEGLGGSILHYPRRKLVLTAPVRLPVVGEMNFREVDKESLLAFWQDAVRRARIEIRAPRRVVAIDREDRAFRIRTPEGDVHARGVILAVGRRGTPRRLGVSGEDGANVAYRLLEPEPFAGRRVLVVGGGNSAIEAALALLDAGARTRLAHRGDSFTRLADANQRRLDRAVQSRTLEVHLKTQIRRIEPAEVTLDVEGRTCRLENDDVFIFAGGELPTAFLERLGVATTTYFGEPPRPPAAGKAA